A genomic stretch from Lathyrus oleraceus cultivar Zhongwan6 chromosome 2, CAAS_Psat_ZW6_1.0, whole genome shotgun sequence includes:
- the LOC127121981 gene encoding uncharacterized protein LOC127121981 has translation MEQLQENQVVLQEEVSQIRSQMQQLMETIQAVARGQEVMAKMQEEMNRRASTTNPPTPPAVEIPIPVPQVDPPINIIAPDGVPNDNLRPHIFETDDQLNAYFNPRDASQDDAFGSTFNKVERKVKAIEEKFKAMGSTDVLGLDAAEMCLVPGVIIPAKFKVPDFEKYKGNSDPRTHIRAYCRKIAAYSSDDQLLMHFFQDSLNGASFDWYMKLEGIIFTPGGKWPKHSSSTISTTLIWHLIARSCKI, from the coding sequence ATGGAGCAACTTCAAGAAAACCAAGTTGTCCTTCAGGAAGAAGTATCCCAAATACGGTCCCAAATGCAGCAGTTGATGGAGACTATTCAAGCTGTCGCAAGAGGCCAAGAGGTtatggcaaaaatgcaagaagaaatGAACCGACGTGCCAGTACTACCAATCCTCCTACCCCTCCAGCGGTCGAGATTCCGATTCCAGTTCCTCAAGTTGATCCTCCAATTAACATTATTGCACCCGACGGTGTTCCAAACGACAACCTTCGTCCTCATATTTTTGAGACAGACGACCAACTCAATGCATACTTCAACCCAAGGGATGCTTCTCAGGATGACGCCTTCGGTTCGACATTCAACAAGGTGGAGAGGAAGGTAAAGGCTATCGAGGAAAAGTTCAAGGCAATGGGGAGCACTGATGTTTTGGGCCTTGATGCGGCAGAAATGTGCTTAGTACCTGGGGTCATCATTCCGGCCAAGTTCAAAGTtccggactttgaaaaatataagggaaatagcGATCCTAGGACACACATTAGGGCATACTGCCGAAAGATAGCTGCTTATTCCAGCGATGATCaacttttaatgcattttttcCAGGATTCCCTCAATGGGGCATCTTTTGATTGGTACATGAAACTTGAGGGCATCATATTCACACCTGGAGGGAAATGGCCGAAGCATTCCTCAAGCactatcagtacaacactgatatGGCACCTAATCGCACGTAGTTGCAAAATCTGA